From a single Pseudomonas sp. A34-9 genomic region:
- the pilB gene encoding type IV-A pilus assembly ATPase PilB gives MNDIALSGLAKQLVQAELLTEKSAQQAWQQAQRNRLSLVSYLVQNKLVKSWQVAEIASEHFGMAFLDLNCLDKETQPKGLVSEKLVRQHHALPLWRRGNKLFVGISDPSNHQAINDIQFSTGLSTEAILVEDDKLTDAIEKFFDTHTSGLEDMADVDLDGLDVESIDDSKQDAIGGLDADDAPVVRFVHKMLLDAIKSGSSDLHFEPYEKNYRVRMRTDGILREVAKPPIQLAGRIAARLKVMASLDISERRKPQDGRIKMRLSKSKSIDFRVNTLPTLWGEKVVIRILDPSSAQIGIDALGYEPEQKDLYMAALKQPQGMILVTGPTGSGKTVSLYTGLNILNTVDINISTAEDPVEINMEGINQVNVNPKQGLDFAQALRSFLRQDPDVIMVGEIRDLETAEIAIKAAQTGHLVLSTLHTNSAAETLTRLHNMGIPGFNIATSVSLIIAQRLARKLCSHCKKPIEIPRETLIKEGFPEERIGHFTIYEPVGCDHCNGGYKGRVGIYEVVKNTPELQRLIMAEGNSLEIDLQMRRDGFDDLRTSGLHKAMQGITSLEEINRVTKD, from the coding sequence ATGAATGACATCGCTCTGAGCGGTCTGGCCAAGCAATTGGTGCAGGCTGAACTGCTGACAGAAAAAAGTGCCCAGCAAGCCTGGCAACAGGCCCAGCGTAATCGCCTGTCGCTGGTCAGCTATCTGGTGCAGAACAAACTGGTCAAGAGCTGGCAAGTGGCCGAGATTGCCAGCGAGCATTTCGGCATGGCGTTCCTCGATCTCAATTGCCTCGACAAGGAAACCCAGCCCAAGGGCCTGGTCAGCGAAAAACTTGTGCGTCAGCACCATGCCCTGCCCTTGTGGCGACGTGGCAACAAGCTGTTCGTCGGCATCTCCGACCCGAGCAATCATCAAGCGATCAACGACATTCAGTTCAGCACCGGACTGAGCACCGAAGCCATTCTGGTCGAGGACGACAAGCTCACCGATGCCATCGAGAAGTTCTTCGACACCCACACCAGTGGCCTGGAAGACATGGCCGATGTCGATCTCGACGGCCTCGATGTCGAATCCATCGACGACAGCAAGCAGGACGCCATCGGTGGCCTCGATGCCGACGATGCGCCGGTGGTGCGTTTCGTTCACAAGATGCTGCTCGACGCGATCAAGAGTGGCTCTTCCGACTTGCACTTCGAGCCTTACGAGAAAAACTATCGGGTGCGGATGCGCACCGACGGCATCCTGCGTGAGGTGGCCAAGCCACCGATTCAACTGGCCGGGCGCATCGCCGCGCGCCTGAAAGTCATGGCCAGCCTCGATATCTCGGAACGGCGCAAACCGCAGGACGGGCGGATCAAGATGCGTCTGTCGAAGAGCAAGTCGATCGATTTCCGCGTCAACACCTTGCCGACCCTGTGGGGCGAAAAAGTGGTGATCCGGATTCTCGACCCGTCCAGCGCGCAGATCGGTATCGACGCCCTCGGCTATGAGCCCGAGCAGAAGGATCTGTACATGGCCGCGCTCAAGCAGCCACAGGGCATGATTCTGGTCACCGGCCCCACCGGGTCGGGTAAAACCGTGTCGCTCTACACCGGCCTGAATATCCTCAATACCGTCGACATCAACATCTCCACCGCCGAAGACCCGGTGGAGATCAACATGGAAGGCATCAACCAGGTCAACGTCAATCCCAAACAAGGACTCGACTTTGCTCAGGCGCTGCGCTCGTTTCTGCGCCAGGACCCGGACGTGATCATGGTCGGCGAGATTCGTGATCTGGAGACTGCAGAGATTGCGATCAAGGCTGCGCAGACCGGCCACCTGGTGCTCTCGACCCTGCACACCAACAGCGCCGCGGAAACCCTGACGCGCCTGCACAATATGGGCATTCCCGGCTTCAACATTGCCACCTCGGTCAGCCTGATCATCGCCCAGCGCCTGGCGCGCAAACTGTGCAGCCACTGCAAGAAACCCATCGAAATCCCACGCGAAACCTTGATCAAGGAAGGTTTCCCCGAGGAACGCATCGGCCATTTCACGATCTACGAGCCGGTCGGTTGCGATCACTGCAACGGCGGCTACAAAGGACGCGTGGGGATATATGAAGTGGTGAAGAACACACCAGAGCTGCAACGTTTGATCATGGCCGAAGGCAACTCGCTGGAAATCGACCTGCAGATGCGCCGCGACGGCTTTGACGACCTGCGCACCTCCGGGCTGCACAAGGCCATGCAAGGCATCACCAGCCTTGAAGAAATCAACCGGGTCACCAAGGACTGA
- a CDS encoding pilin translates to MKKQQGFTLIELLIVVAIIGILATIALPQYSKYQARSKVTAGLAEISAMKVPFEDTINQGTAPDITAVNGGTTTTSNCTVAVTGTAATGAGSISCTLLNAPGPVLGKTITLTRSGAATGNTSGLWTCATTVNADYSPKGCTASGT, encoded by the coding sequence ATGAAAAAACAACAAGGTTTTACTCTGATCGAGCTGTTGATCGTGGTGGCGATCATCGGGATTCTGGCGACCATCGCCTTGCCGCAGTATTCCAAGTATCAGGCGCGGTCGAAGGTGACGGCGGGGCTGGCGGAGATCAGTGCAATGAAGGTGCCGTTCGAGGACACCATCAACCAAGGTACCGCTCCGGATATAACGGCTGTGAATGGCGGTACAACCACCACCTCCAACTGTACGGTGGCGGTTACAGGCACAGCGGCGACGGGCGCAGGCAGCATCAGTTGCACGCTGCTCAACGCTCCGGGACCGGTACTGGGCAAAACCATCACGCTCACTCGTTCGGGCGCAGCTACCGGTAATACCTCTGGCTTGTGGACCTGTGCCACTACTGTTAACGCGGATTATTCGCCAAAAGGCTGTACCGCCAGCGGCACGTGA
- a CDS encoding BON domain-containing protein: MKKFAITAAAATALTLTMASGAFAQSTQATQAPMTLAAGEMTKAKETTSDTWITTKVKSDLVTEKGIPGTDIKVETNKGVVSLSSTVAVTESQKATAVAITKKIKGVKAVSADGLKAE, translated from the coding sequence ATGAAGAAGTTCGCTATCACTGCCGCTGCTGCTACCGCGCTGACCCTGACCATGGCTTCCGGTGCATTCGCACAGTCGACTCAGGCTACCCAGGCTCCAATGACTCTGGCCGCCGGTGAAATGACCAAGGCTAAAGAAACTACTTCCGATACCTGGATCACCACCAAAGTCAAAAGCGACCTGGTCACCGAAAAAGGTATCCCAGGCACTGACATCAAAGTAGAAACCAACAAAGGTGTGGTTTCCCTGTCGTCGACTGTAGCCGTTACCGAATCTCAGAAAGCGACCGCTGTCGCTATCACCAAGAAAATCAAAGGCGTCAAAGCGGTCTCCGCTGACGGCCTGAAAGCCGAGTAA